The window ttattcctttttctttgGGGGGCATATATATTTATTCCTCATATCATTAATAAAATATTATATGTTCTATAAAACCAAACCCAACAAATATATTGCAATAATTTTCCGCAACAACGTGCAAAGTATCATCTAGTTCTTTAAAAAGTTCAATACAATGCGTGTTACTTTGTTTTCCTCATATTGCCATGAACATGCATCGTTCCAATGGAGTTTTAAACGGATTATAGTCTGAACCATTTAAATCTTTGCAAACGTTCTATCCTGCACTTTTCTCATGGAGTTGGATTTCTCCGCTGCGTACAACATCTTAAGTTCGGACATTTGAATGTGAACAAAGGCTTCTGCATGCATTCTATAGATAGCCACAAGTGGCTTTCAGCCCTTTACAAACTCTCTAATAGCGTCAGAACAAACACGTCAAGAAAGATAAATATCAGGGCTGCATATTTACATCGGAAGGGCGTGATTTGATTGTAATCAGCAGGCTTTGAATTTGAGCTTGTTTTCATGGAGCAGCGTGTAAGAACTACCAGCTGTCAAAAGGAGAATCCAAACACTGACCTCTACACTATTTACAGGCCTAAGCTATACTCCGGGGTGGTACCCACTGGGTGCCATGTTTTCCATCCTTGGCATGCTTCTCCTCGAGCCAAACTCCTGGCAGCACTCGAGAGCTAGTCGAAGGGCAGTGCCCAAGCCGAGAACAATCAGAACACCTGAAAACAACAACTGGTCAAGTCAATGAAACATCCTATGTGTGGTACCTCCTGTAAGTGAACCACAATAAACAAGTGTATGCACCAATATTGACAGAATAAACCAACCTGAAGTATCACAAACATATTAATAAAGTAGCCTGCAAGTACAATCAAATTGACTGCCCACGAAAGTGAGTTTTAGTTCCAAATGACACATTATCTGGTTTTCTTATTTTAATTAAAGATCATTGACACGGTCTCTTGCTAACAGCATTTTCCAATTGATTTATTAGCTACATGAATTGATACAATTCGCTACTCCTAGAAAAATGAGAATGAATATTTGCAATAATATATATGCACTAGTTCTTCTGCGCTTCATTCAATTAAATGTGTAATGTGTGTTGTGGCAGCCGACCCCTTCATAATTTTATAAAGCATATGGCGTATGGTGAGGCGACTTCATACGCATAACCTAACTTTATATGTCAGCAAATTAAATCAATATTTCATAGGCACAAACCTAACTTTGCAGGACAGCAAATTAGATCAAATTAAGTTCACATTCCACGACATAGCAATGGCAAAAACAGTAAATCTGAGAATTAAATACGAGGATCAAAGGCTTTGTTGCCCACATTCTCTTGCCTCTTTTGGAACATAAGCAACAAAGCATGTCACTAGCAGGCAGCATCCACTGAAATAATGATCAGTGTCATGCTAAACTGTTGTTATCTAACTATAATAAGTGAACAGAGGGGAGAGAGAACAAACATAAGTACATTAGTAGGAGCAGAGCAGCTTAGGGGTGGTGACATTCAGGGCTCAATCTGGCCAACAGAACAGTGAGGACAAGAAGCTGGGCATGGAGGTAGAGGCGGCATACTTTCTGCTGATAGGGGTGAGACTCCCAGCATGCAGAACATAGTAGTGAGAAAAAGAAGAAGCTGGAGGAGCGGGAGAGGAGAAGATAAGGCATGCCTAGCAGGGAGGAAATGTAGGTAGGTGTAGTGGCGACACAATGGCCGCTCCTAGAGACACCAGAGCTCGTCAAGGCAGAGGGTGGCTGGTAGAAGCGCTGCCGCACCATGGCTTTACCCAATTCcctctcctccccccccccccccccccccttctttCTCTCTCTCATCCCTACAAAGCTCACAGGAGAACCAATTTCCCTTTCGGCCCCCGGTCCTTCCCACATCTCTGCTTTTTCCCGCACTCACCTGCTCAGCCAGTTGTGGCAATGCTAAATCAGGTAAGGCGACGAGTGCCTCACCAAATTGACGCCATGGCCATATGGCGGACACCACAGGCAGAATCTATCGCGAGTGCAGACGACTAGAGGGGCGCAATAGCAATTATATCGTCAGTATAACGGCATACAACGACGGCTTTAAAACTTTAGCTTCATTTGTATTTAGATTTGACCCGTCTGCATCTATCTCTATCTCACTTGTGAAGACCCTAAGGCATCAGATTAATAGAAGCACACATAATCAAATAATTGGTCTGACATTCTTTGAACATAACATCAGGTGTGGACATGTGGTTCAATATCCATGGACAACCTCAGAATATTGCTCCAATTGACTAGTTATTATATTGCTTTAACAGGGAGTCAGGGACTAAGTGTTGCTGGGACACAAACTTAGTGGCACATAATCTCAGACTGGGAGTTGTGATAGTTGTTTCTCAAAGAAATATCAATACTCATTCGGTCAATTACTATGTTGCCACAGAACAAACTTGATATATAACTAATCCTTCTTAAATGTCAGTTTCCACACTTTCAAAATCAACGAAAGGCAAGTGATGACAGAACACAAGACAAGTGGTTACAGAACATAAAGGAATATTTGGATCTGGTACACCAAAATACTATTCCATACCAATTATTATGTTCACAGGAAGTGCGGAAACACCAAGAGAAACAGATATCAGCACATCCAATAATAGACCACCAATCAGAATTGCAAATGCAACCCAGAGTGGGCTAAACCATCCCTGCATACACACAGAACAGGCGTCAAATATGAAGCAGAAAAAATTGTACAAGTTCTGCAGAGTTGAAGACTTGCACATGATGATTTAATTAGTAATCCATTTCTCGAGCCAGATAGTCATATCAGtgtatttgtttctttttttttccttATCCACAGTCATAAAAATACCCTTTCACGTCCTCCTCGGCCCCTTCCATAAGCTGAATCAACCCTCCAAACCCAATAACTTGTCTGCTCAATGAAAACAAGTAAATTTTCACTACCAGAAAGAGGAATTTGATTAATTTTTTGCAGCCTACAATTTCAGGGGGTCCCGAGTTATTTAACTGTAATATGGAGATATTGGAACATGCAGTCAATAGAAGATGATATATATAATGCAATATATTCTTCAAACATCAGATCCATCCAGTATAGATTTTCTAAACCCATCTTGAAAATGATACAAGGCCAAAAATGGAAGACTTACACATGCTTGTGTCTCTGGAGGAGGTATATTGACAGCAACTTGCCTGTGAAAGAAAGAACTTGTGTAAATCAAAATAGTTAGCAACAGCCAAAATCCATTTGAGAGGAGGACTTACTGGCATATCTCACACTTGTTTGAACCTCTAGTACGGAACCAGACATCAATACATGTGCGGTGAGCTTTTGAAAGATCACCACGACATCTGCATCCAAGGTCTACCAAAGGTTCTTCCGACTTTTGCTGACAAACTCTGCGTTGAAGTATCACATGTTACTTAAACCTCAAAAAAAAAAGGTAAACAGCAGCAAACAAGTAACAGGAAATGTTATATTTTAGGGTCTTTTAAGGAGGGCCTATGAGTGAGCAATTTTCTGTTAATAAAGAAGGGCCTGTACGAGTGAACAATTTCACAAGAACACACATTGCTTACAAGGAAAAGGCGACCCATGTAACCGGGTGGCACTGAAAAGTCTACCGGTTGGAACCAATTATAAACCAAGCTGATGCGCATGGCTATCCGTTAACTTTTACAACATTCAAGAAGCAGACCTATATTACCAGTTTGAGAGATAATAGTTTCGTCACCAACGCACTGTGTAATGCTTCTATCATACTCCCTCCCTCTCAGTGCATAGGGCGTGCGCGTAGTTCTAGGTCGCCGATTTGACTAATAAAAAATGTGTTACATGTCATCAAAAGCATATCACTGGACTCGTATGCGAATGTAGTTTCTAGATATGTTTCTTTATTACATATTTAGCTAGTTAAATTGacgacctagaactacgtgcatgCCTTATGCACCAGAACAGAGGGAGTACCGATGACCATAGCCAATGGCTAAAGCACAACTCCCGAAGCAATGCTACTCATAGTAGCTGCCTCACAGGAAACAGTAAGCTTGTAAGAAAGTAAAACATGAAGATTTCAGGCAAATGGATCATAAGGAACCAGAATAAGACAATAAAATCACAGAAGGATCACAACATAACGATCACAATGTAGGGTTCCCTTAGATAGTTATGACTTTAACATCAAGAACCAGAGTGGTTTAATACTGTAAGGCACAACATGGTGAAATGAATGTGCCACTGCAAACAACCAAAACATACTTTGCCTCTGCTGGTTGCGTCTGAACTTTTAACTGTAACTGGAGGAAATTAAAAACATGCCCATTGAACATCAGTGCATCATAAGGTAGTGGCTACCGGTAAACAGCAGTAAACAAGTAACAGGAAATGTTATATTTTCGGGTCTTTTAAGGAGGACCTATGAGTGGGCAATTTCCTGTTAACAAAGAAAGGCCTATGAATGAACAATGTCAGTACATCAGAGTTGGTACAGTAATCTTTAACTAGTAGCATAACTCTAGTGATGATTATTCCCTCCGTCCCTCAATACATGGCGTTAATTTTGAAAGTAAAAATCCCGTATTATGTGGCGCAGTCCTCACAAACGTGCTAAACTTTCACTTTTCCTCCTTCACGTGTGGAGTTATTATCAGGAGCTGCCGCCTGCGGGGAAAGAGCAAATAGCCGAACCCTCACAGTGCGCATGCGCTTCTCTCCTCCAAAAATCGTGCTGGTTTCCTTACTCCCTCACCCTGTCCTGCTCGTCACGCGACGAAAAAAAGGCCATGACCGCCTCCAGCTCTCCCTCACTTCATCCACATGGAGACTTCGTTCTTCACATTTAACCAATGGTGGCATCGTCGTCAGGCCAGATGGCAGGAGGCGACAACAACTCGCTCAACTCACATACACAGTCGAGAGCTCGGACGCCGTGGCCTTCGCCAGCAGCCAGCAGTACATGGAAGATGGGGACTCCCTCATTGGCATGCACGGCGATGCAGTGCAATGTGTGCGAGATGTTGCTCCGTGCTGCTGCTCTCAGCCCACTGCTACCGTTTGCTTGGTTAATGGTTTGGCTGACCATTTAAGCATATGCAGATATCAGGCATCTGGTGCCCAATGCGGGGATGTGGGTGTTGGCACGGGTGGTCACAGAGCCGGTGGCCGAGAGCGCGGTGCCGGTTTTGGCGGAAGTTAGCGTGTACTCGGCAGCCGTGGGCACGGTGCCAGCATTGGCGGAGGCGGAGCTGGTGGGCTCGGTTGAGGTGACCACCATGGCGGGTGTGGCCGTGTGGGTGCGGTCAAGGCACACGTGCACATGGTGCCGGCGGTCAAGGCGTGCGTGGCTGGAGGGTTGCAGCTGGTAACGACGGGGCAGAGATGCGCTTTGGGGGTATTTCAGTCAAAATCTTCTCTCCAGCGCCCCTGCCTGAGAAAATATTCTGGTGGCACGTTTTGAGAGAAAGAGGGAGTATCAAATATCAGCATGCTGCCTTGCATTAATTTAACTACAGCCAGCATCTATATAGCAGCTGGATAGCTTTTTAGTTTTTGATAGCTAAGAACTAAACAAGGTACATCAATTTACTGAAGCCGTCTGCATGCAATAgtctatactactccctccgatccatattacttgctgcgaactttgtactaaatcagcgacacttattttgggcAGGAGGGATTACAACTTTAGTACAAGGTTGTACTAGatgagcgacaagtaatatggaCCAGAGGACAGAGGGGGTAGTAAAAATACACTGATAATAGTGCACATCATCTTACATCGTAAATGCTGAACTACTGAACCATTAGCTAAAAGTTGCTATCACTTTGTGTTACTTCAATTAAACCAATCATTTGGGCTGATTCTTAAGAATAAAAAAAAACCCCGACTGCATTCAGAAGGTTAACCTGTCTCCCATAGTTTATAAGTTTATAGCCAGGATCAAGATTAGGGCTAAACAAGGAATTAGCATCGTGTCCCTTGGCACGAGATTTATGTCAGTGTGCTAGAATCTCACCTAGGATATTAGCAATACCCAATTGGCATGATCCATGTGCTAGAATCTCCACGAAACACATGTGAGAATCACATCACAGAGGGTCTATGTCATATGTGGTACAAATTTACATTACCTAGGCCCTCCTTTCGCCCTCAGGTTACGGACACAGATTTCATGCAGGATGAGCAGCCCAAACCCCCTGTATTCCTTACACAAAGGCGTTCGGCGAAGCCCTCGCTGATAATTTGCCCACGAAATGGTCAGCACGAAATCTAACGCAGCTACCACACAAACGTTTCCTATTCCCTCCCTGGTTCGCAATTTGAGCAGGATCAGACGAAACATCCGACGTTTCACATGACGAAGGACGAGACCCACCACCGACAGTATACCTGCATTGCTCGTCGAAGCTGTCGGATCTCGCCAGCTCCGCCTCCTTCGCGGCCGCCACGGCAACCATGGCGCTGGCGTCCCCGACCTCCAGAGGGGGCAGAGAGGCCGGAGCGACGCCCTTTTGCtcgcgcgcctcctcctcctccggcttcGAGATCACGATGGTGAGTACCGCCCCGGGCGCCTGTGCGGGCACCTCAGCCGTGGCCACGACCACCGGCGCCGGCACTTCAGCCGCGGCCACCACCACTGATCCCGGTGGTGGCGCCTGCACCTCAGCCGCGGCGGCGACCACCTCCTGCTGCTGCGGTGGCTGCTGCATGGCTAGCTCATGAGCGGTGGCCGGGCCAGCGCCCGACTCCGATCTGGCGGCTGCGCTCGACATGGGCTGCGCCTGCCTGCTCCTATGCGGCTCCCCGTCGAACACCTCGCGTGCGAGGGGGCGTTTTCCTTTCCGGAAAGGGAACGGGAGGTGGGGGGCCGCACCTACTCCTGCGGCTACTGGCTGCGGCGAGGGACGGGTGCTGGTGGGCCTGCGCCGGCGGGGAGATGGGGATGGGTGGGAAAGCTGCGGCTGTGGGGGCGAATCTGGATAAGTACGGGGGCTCTGCGCCGAGGGGAAATGCCACTGACGAGTGGGGTAAGGGTGTCGCCGCAAGCGGGTGTCAGTGAGATGGCGTCGGAGAGGAGTGAGTAGAGGGAATAGCGGCCGGTTCGGATCTGGGGCAAGGAGGTGTACGGACTATATGTCCAAACTGCTGGGACGGAACTGAGACAAGGAGCTAACTCTTTTCTGAACATATACTCGCATATACTTATTTCTATGAACATACATGCACATTTTATTTTTATGAGCtcctccgaaagactgagccgacATGTAATATTGAGATTGACGAGGTCATCAACGTCTTGTAGTCGACGGGAACATCTCCTCCCACTAAACACGCATCATCAGAAATTttaaaataaatccagaaataaatGCGAGCATCATGACTTGAACCCTAGCCGGGAATACCACTGTCCACCTAATTATCCAACCACAGATTGGTTTGCAGACTAAGAGCAACACTTTTTTTTTACTAGAAATTGGGGCTTTTATTGCTTAACAGAAATCCGGTTACAATGTGCCACAAGGTTACTAACAAGGAAACCTCGGCTTTCCTCTATCCAACACTCTGAACTACTAAGATTAGTAGCATATTTAGCACACAAATCAGCTGGCATATTAGCATCCCTCATACCGAAAAGGAGGCAAAAAATGTAGATCTCTCCCTAATTTCATCGAAGATAGGCGCCACAGTTGACCTTGAATTGTGACCCATTGTCCACAGGTTGGCAACCTCCAAATAGTTTGTTTCCATCACCACGTGTGAAAAACCTCGAAGTTGAGCAAAAATGGTACCCTCTTGCAACGCAAGAGCCTCGGCAATGAAAGGATCAGACATACCCAACAAGGGTTTACTCCATGCCCCCATGAAGGAGAGGCAAGATCTGGGCACACCACCTCCTCCCCCATTCCAGGCATCCACGTCAATAGCCCCATCGGTGTTTATTTTCACCCAACCTGGTTCCGAGGGCGCCAATTTTGACCTACTGGTAAACGGCGATGATCCTGAGGCATAGCCAGAACTCACAGGCCTTCTCTCGCCCGTTTGATGGACTGTCAAGGGTCAAAACCCTCTTGATCATGAGTCCACCGATTACGAGCAGTCCATATCCCATGCATAAATGTGATGATCTTGCAACTATCGGTAGGAGAAAATAACTCGTCTAAGACAATGTCTTTCACCCAAGTGCTAGGATGCAGGCGAGGTAATTTTAGATCAAGTTCCTCTTGTGTCGTTGCCCAAAAACTCCGAGCAAGGAAACAATGCACTAGTGCGTGCATCAGATCTTCATCCAAATATTTACATAGATCGCACGTAGCAATCGTCCTGATATGGCGATGTCACGGAGTAGCGTAGTCAGGAAGGATTCTCCGCACCACTCTCTCTCGGGCCCGTGGGACTGGGGTGCCTAGGCCGTCTGCCTGCGAACCAAGACGCGGCGCATGCCCTGGGCCCAGCGCAGCCCACCGTTGGACTTCGCGAGCAAGACCCTCGCTAGGGCCCCCGCCTCGCGAGGCGCATGTCAGCAAGCACCATCAGGAGCCTCGCGAGGGTCGCCTACCGAGGCTGTCCCCGAGGCCCCTCGAGGGGcagactgagggagtcctggattagggggtcctcgggtgtccgaactatttgatatgggccggactgatgggtcgtAAAGATAAAAGCAGAAGACTatcccccgtgtccgggtagggCTCCTatatgcgtggatggcaagtttggtgtccggatatgttatttccttcccctacaaaccgactttgtacaaccctaggcctcttcggtgtgtatataaaccggaggggttagtctgTAGAGATCATCAGAATTCTCacaggctagacagctagggtttagccattacgatctcgaggtagatcaactcttgtaacccctatactcgttgaatacaatcaagcatgacgtagggttttacctcctttaagagggcccgaacctgggtaaacattgtccCCATCAtcccttgttaccattgatcccCAGACGCGCAGttcggggccccctacccgagatctgccggttttgacaccgacattggtgctttcattaagagttccactgtgtcgtcgacagaaggatcgatggctcaaCTTGTCATCGGTGACGATGTTGTTTCTGGGGAGACTTTTCTCCCTGGTCAACTctttgtgtttggcggcttcgctcTGCGTGCCAATTCAATTGGTCACCtcgagcagatcgacagctacgcccctagtcaccagatcaggtttggaagcttgaactacatcgctgatatccgaggagacttggtCTTCGAAAGGTTCTCGGCCTCGGCCGCCGCTCCTCATCTATATGAAGGAAGCCCGTCGGATCCACCATCAGATTCCGCTCAAGGATCGACTCTCGTGCCTGTCATGCCTTAGATCCAGGGCGGACCACTCTGTCCGAAGACAGGAGGATAAACCCCGCCGGACTCTCTCCCATTACGGAGCTTCCTGCCGGAGACCCAAAGGTGACCATACCGTCAGCGGGGCCGGAGTCAAACAGGACTCCCCCCGTCATCGGGAAGCCGGACTCGTCTATGGATGTCAACTCTGAACTCTCGAGGTCTGCGTCCATCGAGCTCAGTCAAGTGGTGATTACTGGGCCCAGCTCCGCAGGTCCTCAGACACATGTCCAGCTTTCGCTCCTAAACGAGGCGCTGGACCTAATGCGATCTCTCGCCATCACGGAAGTATCActtccgaactacgcccagcctgaACTGGGGgttgagagcggggaattttacgtcccacccaccacccacttaagagccactgtcgaggacctaaccgacatgctagactacgccttcgaagacatcgatggtatggaagACGATGTCGGAGCCAAACCAGGCCAAAACCCGCCTATCATTGGGCCTTGGACGGCCACATCTAcctatgacgtatacatggtggatacgcccGAGAAGAAAAAAGACGACGATGGCACTCAAGATCCGATTGCGGACAAGCCCGTCGAGGCACCAgcaaagcgccgacgtcagcggtGCCGCTCGCGATCGCGTCGGGAAAAAGAAAGCAATACCGACACCGGAGACAACAACATTCAGGAGAACGCCAAAGACCCCATTGAGCCTACATTCGAGCAGGATGAAAGGGAAGAAGGTCAATACAGCCCCGAACACGTCGATCACGAGGATTCGAAAGACAATAACTATTTACCTGCCTTTGAAGAGGATGTCAGCcttggcaacgaagatttcatcatcCCACAGGAACAAGAACGCTTCAAGCGATAgcttgatacatccattttgcatcatgcttttatatcgatattttttacattatgggctgttattacacattatgtcacaatacttatgcctattctctcttattttacaaggtttacatgaagagggagaatgccggcagctggaattctgggctggaaaaggagcaaatattagagacctattctgcacaactccaaaagtcctgaaacttcacggaggcatgttttggaatatataaaaaatactggagaaagaatcaaccagagggggcccacaccctggccacgagggtggggggcgcgccctacccccctgggcacgccccctgtctcgtgggccccctggcaggcctccggtgcccatcttctgctatatgaagtctttcgtcctggaaaaaataaggaggaagctttcgggacgaaacatcgccaccacgaggtggaacctggcgaaaccaatctagggctccggcggagctgttctgccggggaaacatccctccgggagggggaaatcatcaccatcgtcatcgccatcgatcctctcagcgggagggggttgatctccatcaacatcttcaccagcaccatctcctctcaaaccctagttcatctcttgtatccaatctttgtctcaaaacctcagattggtacctgtgggttgctagtagtgttggttactccttgtagttgatgctagttggtttatttggtggtagatcatatgttcagatcctctatgcatattaatactcctatgattatgaacatgaatatgatttgtgagtagttacgtttgttcctgaggacatgggagaaggcttgctataagtagtcatgtgaatttggtattcgtttgatattttgatgagatgtatgttgtctctcctctagtggtgttatgtgaacgtcgactacatgacacttcaccattatttgggcctagaggaaggcattgggaagtaataagtagatgatgggttgctagagtgacagaagcttaaaccctagtgtaagtgcatctagtgccaacccttgttggttttggagtattgacgacaaacctggttgagggactaatgtgtttgtgagaattgcaggataacacaggtaatagtccctcattgattcggtttacctaccgaagatgacccctaaaaatgtatgaagacattgaagacaatggtggtatgtgaagatattcacattgaagactatgacaagagaagacattgcgtgaagactatggagcgcgaagacttagttgtttcgttgtttccttttcttctttgtggagtcgtaggaaccaccgtactgttaggtggggtcccagtgaacaaagtcagagtgactgaagtgatgctcaaccaaatcctatgtctttgagcgaagacaatgagagcaaatcttatccagagctggatgagtcagctttacttgcagcccaagtaaagttgtcgcgtgtgtttgaaatctaaccgttgggacacgtgtcagttccttagtgacccagggtcatttcgaacaaatcaggtcgggttgcctagtggctataaatagcccaccccctacaccataaattggtggctgctcagaattagtgcacgacttttgtcgtttgagagcaacccacctctgaagcttttgagagagagaaatccttgcgaagacaaagcccaaacacccagagccaaagagtgttaggcatcactaaagtctttctgtccgcgtgacctgaagacttgttacacttgaggactatgaatcctccagccggttaggcgtcgcgttctgagcatccaagagtcattgtggatcgccggtgaacgaagtctgtgaaggtttggaagtctacctcgaagacttaccagagtgattgggcgaggactgggtgtccttagctcaaggggaataaggtgaagacgtggtcttctgagttgaatatcagcctccctaaccagacgtacagttgtcacagcaactggaactggtccaacaaatcatgtgtcctcaccaagtgactggttctatcctctccctctctttactaacactttgtcttcgtgaagtcattgcctgtttgcactacttgtttgacttcactgtgtgactactatcattgtttggcttcatactatcttccatcctgatctttactacctagtgatacgtctccgacgtatctataatttttgattgctccatgctatattatcttcttttttggacattattgggctttattattcatttttatattatttttgggactaacctattaaccggaggcccagcccagaattgctgtttttttgcctatttcagagtttcgcagaaaaagaatatcaaacggagtccaaacggaatgaaaccttcgggaacgtgattttcggaacgaacatgatccagaggacttggaccctacgtcaagaaagctaccaggaagccacgaggtaggggggcgcgcctaccccctgggcgcgccctccaccctcgtgtgccccacgttgctccaccgacgtgctccttcctcctatatatacatacgtacccccaaacgatcagatacggagccagaaacataattccatcgccgcaaccttctgtacccatgagatcccatcttggggcctgttccggagctccgacggagggggcatcgatcacggagggcttctacatcaacaccatagcctctctgatgaagtgtgagtagtttacctcagaccttcgggtccatagttattagctatatggcttcctctctctttttggatctcaatacaatgttctccccctctctcatggagatctattcgatgtaatcttcttttgcggtgtgtttgttgagaccgatgaattgtgggtttatgatcaagtttatctatgaacaatatttgaatcttctgaattcttttatgtatgattggttatctttgcaagtctcttcgaattatcagtttggtttggcctactagattgatctttcttgcaatgggagaagtgcttagctttgggttcaatcttgcggtgtcctttcccagtgacagtaggggcagcaaggcacgtattgtattgttgccatcgaggataacaagatgggggttttaccatattgcatgaatttatccccctacatcatgtcatcttgcttaaagcgttactctcttcttataaacttaatactctagatgcatgctggatagcggtcgatgtgtggagtaatagtagtagatgcaggcaggagtcggtctacttgtctcggacgtgatgcctatatacatgatcatacctagatattctcataactatgctcaattctgttaattgctc is drawn from Aegilops tauschii subsp. strangulata cultivar AL8/78 chromosome 1, Aet v6.0, whole genome shotgun sequence and contains these coding sequences:
- the LOC109772408 gene encoding uncharacterized protein isoform X2, with translation MSSAAARSESGAGPATAHELAMQQPPQQQEVVAAAAEVQAPPPGSVVVAAAEVPAPVVVATAEVPAQAPGAVLTIVISKPEEEEAREQKGVAPASLPPLEVGDASAMVAVAAAKEAELARSDSFDEQCRVCQQKSEEPLVDLGCRCRGDLSKAHRTCIDVWFRTRGSNKCEICQQVAVNIPPPETQACTSYWVWRVDSAYGRGRGGRERGWFSPLWVAFAILIGGLLLDVLISVSLGVSALPVNIIIGVLIVLGLGTALRLALECCQEFGSRRSMPRMENMAPSGYHPGV
- the LOC109772408 gene encoding uncharacterized protein isoform X1, producing the protein MSSAAARSESGAGPATAHELAMQQPPQQQEVVAAAAEVQAPPPGSVVVAAAEVPAPVVVATAEVPAQAPGAVLTIVISKPEEEEAREQKGVAPASLPPLEVGDASAMVAVAAAKEAELARSDSFDEQCRVCQQKSEEPLVDLGCRCRGDLSKAHRTCIDVWFRTRGSNKCEICQQVAVNIPPPETQACGWFSPLWVAFAILIGGLLLDVLISVSLGVSALPVNIIIGVLIVLGLGTALRLALECCQEFGSRRSMPRMENMAPSGYHPGV